CAGTGCTGTCCTGACATCACTTCCTGGATAGTCTGCCTCACAGTTTTGCAGTTTTCATAGCAAGTCATCTTTAGTTTGTTGGTGCAATAATTTTCTAGAAAATGGGAGTGAATGTTATGACACAAGGAAGAATACAGAGGCAGGGCGGGACTCAAAATTTATGAAACACTTTTGGCAGACTCTTGTGCTCCATCTGAGAAAATAAGTCCTCCATAACAAACTAAATGCCTCAGATTATTTGTTGCCAATTTCTCCCTCatcacccccctcctccctttTTCTCTCACCCattgtctccctccctctccccccaTGTTGCATTGTACACAAACTGGAGCATTGTATGGCATGTGGTGCAGAGAATGAGTCAGACTGCCCACCAGCTGTGAGCCTGGCTTGCCAGTGGGGAGGAGTAAAGATATTTCATGCGGGGCAGGCAACAGCCGACAACACTGGTGTGGGTGATTTACAGGGCTATTAGGATGGGAGCCAACAAGCTACAAAAATGGATCAGCGCTATGGCAAAGACAAATATTCAGATGACTGTTTTAATATTGCTCTCACTGAACACCTACATGTTTGCTTGTGCTACACATCAACATCAGCGGAATCAGTGATGCTGGAAATGAATTGTAAGACAAAGGAAATAATCATAGTTTACtttcgtttttattttaatgaggTGTCAATGGTCCCATGAGCCAAGAGCAGAGCCACAGCTGCCACTGATGACACTAAACTCCTTGGTATTGTCCCTAGGAATTTAAATAGAGTGTTTTAGGCTACAAAAATTACACTTAGTGAGTTTTTAATgaattattttgatatttttttggaGTAAATATTCCtaaatttcagtttttaaaataaaacaaattaaaataaagtgtggaaAAGGGTTTGAaacagcattttgtgttgagAGAACTTGGCAGAAAATATGATTAAATAGTTTAATATACTCACATTactgtttgatgctcaaatgtgcaaagcaaattCCATTCATAAAATAtggaataaatatattttcattgAGCTTTTGTCATTTTGGGGGGGAGGGGCATCACTTGGGGAGTTTGGACTCATGACTTAAGACTTTAAAAGATTCTGCCTCTTGAGTTCCTGGCTATAGTCATGACTTGTGTGTCAGATCCTCTCTGATTAATGTAAAGTTTTTATGGTTGCAATTTCTGATTTGACATCTACTATTCATGTATTGTTCCTCCTTCCTTCAGGTGCATAGGCCTTCACCCCCTTCCCATGCGTGCAGCAAGACGCTGAGAGCCTATTATCCAATTAGCAGCGTTAAAGAAAGGGTCGTCCTTGACACTGCAATTTCCCAATTAGAGAGGAACACGTGAATTTGCTCCCCTACTTAGAGCCATGTAAACGGGGCGTTCGTGTCTTCACAGAAAAAAGGCAACAGTCTGTGTGTAAAAATCTGTGTATGAAAAAAAGCGAAGCATGCACGCCTTGGTGAACGCCTTCATGCGCTGCCTCTCCTTCCTCTTGCCTCCCTCTTGGCTTTGTGTCAGCTTTTGCTTGTGGGCTGGGAATGAGTGCGAGGAGACGCTGCCGCGGCCCAATCCCAGAGCTCGTTTCAAAAGCAGAAAGCCTCTTACATATGAGGAAGTAGCAGcactagcagcagcagcagcagtagaagCCCAAGGAGGCTCCAGCCCGTCGGTCTCACCAGGTCCAGGCTGCGTCTCGCTGGCTGCTACAAGCCCCTCTGCTCTTCAGGGCCCTCCATCGGGTCGGATCTGGATCGGGGGTCTCTGGCGAGCCGTGGAGCGCGTCTTTGGAGCCCCTTGGGTCCTTCTCCGCCATCACTGGTGCCCGAAGAAGCGTCGAGCAGCTTTACGCACCCCGTATCCTGTCTGTGCCTTCGAGTCGAGCAAGATTAAAAGCTTCCAGGGAGgcgctgctgctcctgctgctgctgctacacgAGCCGTGGACGGGAAGGGAGCGGGTGGAAGCACCTTGACTTGTTCGAGGAACATGAGCGGGTCCGTGGGGAGCCCCAACCCGAGCCCAGCGGAGTGCGTCTTAGAAGCGTCAGCGGAGCACGGCATCGATGAGGTAATCACCGTGGATCAGCACACGCAGGAGATGGGCACGGTGACGATAACAGTGGCCATTCAAGCGGCGGAGGAGGACGACGAGCCCGAGGAAGTGTCATCCAATAATATTGACTTCCTCGGAGGCAGCTGTAGTGAAGACGAACTCGGAAGACATGACAAATCAAGGTTCGAGTTATTTTCTACTTTAAGGCAATTGTCTCTTGGGCTGACAACAAGGTCGGTAAACTATGAATAGAAGTCAATTAGGCATTTGGTAAACTTGAcagaattttctttttaaacatttgtaaatgttttgttaaataaatgttagtAAAGTGTAGTCATGTCGGGCAGATTGGGTTCAGTGAGGCTGCAGGGTGAATGAACCGTTTCCCTCTTGATCTCAAGGTTATTGGAACCCCATTAGTCTATTTCTGTGTCTGGCTTTTTTAGACTGTATTGGCCCGTGTAACTTCAGTGGGTGAGCTGCCAGCACATGAGCAGCGTGGGTACAGTTGGCTCGTTTTGTTTCACTGAAAGAATGCCAGTGGTGTAGAAAGATGCTGTACAAATAGAACCGACAGGTGTATGACAGTGCCAACAAAAGACGGCACCACAATGTGCCAGCAGGACAATAGATGCTCACAATTTGGAGTGTAAATCCTCACAGACAATACACGAGTGGATATTATTGTCTCCCGGGTGGGATGGCGGGGAAAGTGTTTAACCACCTGTAGGCAGCAACAGTACTGCAAGACCAGACACCTGAGAGATAAAGGATGGCACCTTAGCTTTAATCTAATTCCCCTGCGTCATGGCCTGCTATTTTTATCCCCTGGCCTATAAGTTCCCTACTCGGACTGCGTGCGCAAAGAGTGAGTCAGTGATAGAAAGGCCAATGGGGGAAAATAAATCGCTTTGTCCATACCAAGCTTTTCAGGTTGCCTGCAGGTCACACCTTAAAACCTCTCTGGCATAAAGAGCTTCTGTCACACTTGCACTGTGCAGGCCGGTGCCTTGTGGCACGCTTTTTCCACACAGGATGTATTTTAAGCACACTAAACATCTGATAGGAAGCATGTTAGGAACTGAAAGGAAAGTGTAGGTTGTCAGCTGTCTGTACATGTGGCTTTTCTAATATTACTGCAACATCTCTCCAGTGACTTTCAGTGCTTTACTCACTGTAATAGTGACCTGAAAGTAAACTTCATCACAATCAATTATAAAGACAATCTGTGTctccagtgctgctgctgtatttagtttcattcacatttttaaatgatCGTGCTGACAGTGACATATTCTCCTCTAAGAGCTCACTTCGTGATCGTCTTTATCTGAGGTCCTGGGGAAGCAGTGGGCTCGTGCCAGCTGTGCGGTCAGCCGGCTGGAAAGCTGTTGACTGAGGGTGTGCGCgcaggaggaaaaggaggggaGGAGGCTGGAGGAGGTGATGAGTCATCCACAAAATTTCATTCAGACCCTCACTCTAATCTGCAACACTACCTGACTGTGCTGCTTCACAGCGTCAGCCACGTGTCTGACTGAGATCAAATAGTGGCCTAAAAGCTTCAGCTATGCAGTGTTGGTACCAGTTTTTGTAAATTGTATGAAGTTGATCTGGTGAGCCACCATGTTCTGTGTGGGAGGGAGAGCCTGTGACTCTGCGCCCTTCAGATGGAGAGGTCTTGGCAGAGTCAGTATTGGTGGGGCACTGGTGTCGAGGTTTGGCACTGAGGCATGGTGACTATGGCACAGAAGACACAGCTTGACAACTGCTGCAAGGAAAATTGCAGAGAGAAATGGCAGGACAAGGATGCGTTCCTGCCAACAACTCGTAAGCCACTGGCTTATTGTATTAATGAAAGTGAAATGTGTAACAGTTGTAAAGATATCAACAGTTTGGGATACGAAGGAATTTGTTGTTCGGGTGATGTAAGAGTCTCTGCTGACCATGATGCATGTTGTCTTCCCACACACAGTGGTGCCGGGACCAGCGGAGGGGAGTTGGAGGAGGAGAGCTGGCAGCCCCCAGATTCAGAGCTCATCCAAAAGTTGGTTGCTCAGATCGAGTACTACCTGTCCGATGTGAACCTGGAGCATGATGCCTTCCTGCTCAAACATGTCAGGCGCAACAAACTGGGATTTGTCAGCGTCAAGTTGCTCACTTCGTTCAAAAAGGTAACCATGACTGCAAATTACCTGGGTATACTCTGGAAGTAATTGTAATTCCCTGTTCTGATGCAGCTGGAAATTACACAGAAAGCCTTTGCTATTATGGGCTAAATTATAGTGTACACACCATATACTACAGTAGTAGCAGTAATAGCCCAGCAGTGGCTCATTATGTGCTTTTAATGTTAGAAATTGTATATTCCTGAGCTGATTGTCACATTGTCAGTGAATAATGTGAAGATAAATCAAAGCTGAGAAGAAGGCTAAAATGGGAAGCTGTGGTTTGCCGCTTTTATTCCCAATGACGTATGGGCTCATGAGAATTGGATAGCAGTGACTGGCTGTTTCTAGTGTCAACATGACTAGTAGTTGGAAGTGCATTGATATTCTCACATTGATTCACAGCAGCTGGTGTTACTTTAGGCCCATGCATACAGATTtgttgggtttaaaaaaaaaatctgtttatgcCACAAGTGATGAGTCCCCACGCACATGCTCATTTTTTATATAAACAAGGATTCACACATGAGCTTGATGACACTAAGGTGATGCATTTTATACCTGTGCAAATTAAACAGTGATGAATTGAGTAATGCAGTGGAGCCAGGATGCTTAGTACAGCTATTGATTCAGGAAGTATGACTGAAAAGAAGCCAGTGCAAACTGTTGATTGATCCTGCCAACAGGCTTAAGTTGCTGTTTAGCCAATTTCTTTAACTGGAGCTTTATAACTCTCAAAGAGAAGCTGTTGTAGGGATCAATATTGAATGGCTACGAGATGCCCCCCTTAAACCACTTAACATCTCAACCATGTAACACAAGTATTGTCTCTTTTGCAGGTGAAACACTTGACCCGTGACTGGAGAACGACTGCTTATGCTCTGAGACACTCAAAGCTACTTGAGCTGAACGATGAGGGGCGTAAGGTGCGGCGTAAATCCGCAGTGCCAGTCTTTGCCAGCGAGTCGTTGCCTAGCCGCATGCTGCTGTTAAGTGATTTACAGAGGTGGCCGGAGCTGGCAGCTCTCACCAAGGATAATGGAGGCAGTGAGGGAGGAGCCACtcagcaggagcagctgatGAAGCTGTTGCTGAAGGAGTTCGGAGCATACGGCGCCATCGCCTCTGTCAGAGTCCTGAAGCTTGGGAAGGACCTGCCGGCTGACCTGAAGAGGCTGAGCGGCCGCTACACTCAACTAGGCACTGAGGAGTGCGCCATCGTGGAGTTTGAGGAGGTGGAGGCTGCTGTTAAAGCGAATGAAGCTGTGGGGAGCGAGGATGGAGGAGCCGGTTCGCTGGGGTTGAAAGTAGTCCTGATTGGCACCAAGCCACCCAAGAAGAAGGTGCCCAAGGAACGACCACGTGAGGAAGGAGGGATGCGTAAAAGTCGTTCGCTCAACAGCAGGGTACGAGAGCTTCAGTATCACGGGGATGACTCGGCCTGCAGCTCCTCTGAGACTGAGAGCACCCCCACATCCCCTAGGCTGGCCAGAAAGTCCCTGTCCTGCAACAAGCTCAGCCCCACCACTGCAGGCATCAACTTCCAGAACAATCACCTCAGTCCTGGTATGTCCCCACGCAACAGTCCCTGGTCTAGCCCCCGTGCCAGCCCCTGTCCTCAGCGCAAATCTCCTCATTCCCACAAATCTCCCTTGGCAAGCGAGGGCAGACTGAGCCCTGAGCCTGGGCGCCGCTGGGCAGACTACTCCTCAGACAGTAGCCTCACCCCTTCAGGGAGCCCGTGGGTACAGCGGCGCAAGCAGGTGGCGTCTCAGGAGAGCAGTCCGGTGGGCAGCCCGATGCTGGGTAGAAAGATCCAGAACGCCGATGGTCTGCCGCCTGGTGTAATGAGGCTGCCAAGGGGTCCCGATGGAACCCGTGGCTttcactgtgtctctgttaGCGAGAGGGGAAAGACTGCTGCCACTCAGACTTGATATGTGCAGCATCCTTACTCATTCCCCAGAAGTCAAAGTATATATTGGAAAAATATGAGCTGTTCTTGGCCATGTCGCTCAGCCCCCACCCTACATTTGAGACTGTGTAGATATATTTTTGTTGAGTGCATCAGTTTTCAGtctttgttatatttttatacGACGTTTTGAGTTACCATGGTAACATTAGTGATTTACTAATGGAAATTTGAGTGAATGTAAATTGATATTGCTTTGAAAAGGACCATGTCATCTCCATTGCTGTCTAAACATGTTCTACATGGGGTGGAGAGGgaattccatttttttttttttttttttttaattgaaaagtGTCCTGTCTTGTGTGTAAAAGCTCACAACATTGTCTGTGGatggtgtgtaaatgtgtaagtGGTGTAAGTGGCATAGGCACATGGACTTGATAGAGATATCACCATATGCCTTTTCTGTATTTGTCTACTGtgagttccttttttttttttttttttttttttttactacatgCTATTTAAACTGAGGCCATAATTGCTCCGCTGCCATAACGGTTGGACAGTTAAATCTGGACATgatattttttagttttttatttcaccttttttaatttcagtaaTTTCAGTAAGCTTTGGCACTTAGTTGGGAAGGGTCTTTGTCTAGCCCACATTTGTTTGGCAAATAGctgctttatttaattttttagctttattttttatgtttcttcTTGGCATCTGTTTCCATCAGTTTAAAAAGCTCACAGTGAGGTTTGAGGGATGTTCGggtcagacagaaaaaaaaatgctctcaTGTTCTTGCCTTTACATCTGAGCTGGGGTATTTGTACAGTGCGATTCCTATATTGTAcaaataaatcactgaaattgCAATTGACCTGACTTTCTCTTTTATTTGTGGCACATTTCGAGGTGATCATGCTGGTCTGAAACAACCATGATCCAGTCTTAGTATTTGTTTCAATATGTAAGCGAGATTTAAGCAATATATTATTGCCGAGCCAAAACTGTAGAGGCGACTCCACTCTTGGAAGGCAGAATTGGCAAACTAGTGTTTTTGAAATGGATTGCACAGATGGAGGAATGATAAGAGAGATGATGGATTATAAGCTATATCAACCCTGCACCAGGAACATAAAATTAAAACGGTAGAGCAGACCAGTTGCACATGTAAAGCAATCAAATTGCCTGTGTCTTTGTATTTGCGATGCCAAGACATTGTATTCACTAACCTTTGACTTTTCATGATTTACAATGTTTAAAGTGGATGCATTTAGGCTTTACTGACACAGAGCAATAGGAAGACAGTGTCAGAACGTCTACAGATGATCCAAattgaatataaatatataacacACAACCCAACTGGTTTTATAAGTTTTCGCTTCCTCCAGTTATGCTGTGTAGCAGAGGCACCTTTTTGATCGCAATTACAGCTGGATGGATCTGTAAGGCTTGCGCAATTGGACGTTCCCATTCATCCATTGTCTCTGCTCTGTCACGTTGCACGGAGACCTTGAGTGAACAGCAGTTTTCAAGTCTCGCCACAGATTCTTGATTGAATTGAGGTTTTGGGTTCAGAATTGGACAGCATCTTTGTTATTTTGAATACAGTAACTTCCTGTCTAGCTTCGGCTTTATGTTTGGAGTAGTTGGCTTGCAGGAAAATAAGTCATATCCCCTCAGAATGCAGCAGATTTTCCTCTATGATTTGTCTGTATTATGCCTGCACTCGTGTTAACCTTTTCTTTCGTAAGCCTTCCAGGGCCTGCTGCAGAGGAGCATCCCcacagcatgatgctgccacgAGGCTTCATGCTGGGCACAGTGTTTCTGCTTGTGTGCTGTGTTTGACTTACATAATACTTAGGATTTAGTATGATGGACAAAAAGCTCAATTTTTGGAAGACTGTCTTACTTTTTGTGTCAGTCTCCCACAAGCTGTCTTGCAAGTGCTCGGCTGTATTTGAGCCAGTTACAGCACTTACAATCCTCTGGCTCTGTTACTGACGCTCTTCTCACACAGACATTTAGTGTTGTTAGGACAGGCTTTTAGGGATACTTCAGTCTGCAAATTTTCTAGTATCCTTCCACAGGCTGGTATTGTGTTATTGTTCCTTTGTGCTTTTACCATGAAAATGACTAACCAGCTGTTTAACTTTTGAGACACAGGTGTATTGATCTCAAAATCACTTGTCGCACAGGTGctagaggtgggaccaagttattgattttaaagtgttaagtaagtctcaagtctttgcactcaaatCCCAAGACAAGATGGACAAGTCCCAGGTCAAGTCCCAAGTTTTGAGTCCCAAACAAGTCATAATACACTTCTCACCAAATGTTCTGCCATttaaacaacagagtaataactTAAGCAAAGTATTAGCTTACTATGGTATTTAGCCTAGACTTTTGTCTTTTGTGCAACTTCAAATGTCAGATAAAGTTGGAAGCTGTCTGTAATTTTcgactttcacattttgcatactactgtttgtttgctgtttacACTAAATAGTTTCTTGTACACAAATTTTCTTTGGattgtttttttcaaacagGCATTCAGTAGTAGTAACTGGATGTGGTCAGATTGGTTCAACCAGAGTGGATCTGTGGTATGAAGTGTTAACTCACTGGAAatagttgattcaggaaatgaagcaAAAGCAATTGATTTGTGACACATATTTTGCgtaacatactttttaatctttggtcTTGGGGGAAGCTGTCAAGTATTTTTTAGGTCAAAAGGCTGAAGtcaaatttttttattttgtgaagtCAAGTCTTAAGTCATCACATTTGTGACTCGAGTCTGACAAGTCCAAATGGTGTGAcatgagtccacacctctgtaATGTGCCTTTAAAAAACTGGCTGCACCACTGATGATTTCCATGTTGTAGCACAGGGTGTGAGCACTTACACAATCAATTgttctgtgttttatatttgttcttCATTTGGATAATATTGTAGAGTGCTGTTTTCATGTTGTCATTAAACGCTACTCTTTGCTGATTTAATTACTCCACTCTAATGCGATGCTgtgttacaaaacaaaaatgaacaagTCCGAGGGTGGTGAATACATTTTATAGTTGGATGCTTGCAGAGCCATTAGATGTTTTGAATTCATGCGGTTGCAACATTCTGtttatccactttttttttttttgttagagaTACAATCTCCTGTAGGAGTGAACATAATGGCAGGACACAATCTGCTCGGCGGTGCTTGATACAGAGGGTCAGAGCCGATGCTCCAACATTCAAAGCTGCGATGGGACTAAGTGGGATTGTGTAAGAGAGGGATGAATAAACTTTTGTTCTCTGCTTTTGATTAGAAATTCAAAATCAGGAAGTCGTGATATTGTCTGCCTTCGACGGACAATATTTTTGGCTTATCTCCCAGTGACTGCTCATTCTGACAGTGTGAAAAATAACTGTTTGGGATAAGTACCACAAAATTAAACTATTATTCTCATAAGACGGAGTTCTATGTAATTGCCACTAAGAATAAGGATGGTTTCTTACTTGCAGCAAATGGGAATATTATAAAGAGGGATAATTGCAAAACCAAATACCACTCTGGCCATTATTTGTAATTAGGCAGTGGCCTTTGATGTATGActaaaaagatatttaatgCAGTAATTTATCTATTCATTCCAGCCTTGATTTTCCCCAGACATAATTAGTGAGATGGGATGATCAGATTATATCTTTTAAAGAGTAGAACCTTCCAGCTTTGTGTTTGAGCTCATTATTGTACAAATTAATGTATGTGGAGTCATTGTGCATTCAGCTTTGTGTTATACTTAAGTGTACTGCCATCATTATGTTATTTAATTATGAATCATCtacagtttaaaatacatgtaacatATAATAGTTTGCTCACACTCACATGCATACACAGTTGGATGTACAAACACATCCATTCAGTATGTTATACCCAATGACTGGTAGTAGAATACAGATAACCATGCAGTATGATTCAAAGTGAGGTCATGCTGAGGCCATCACTCGCAATAATCACAGGGAACATGTTGTGGAAGCCTTTTGTCAGTATTTAAATTGCAGGTTTTCAAAaggtgacaaaaaaaataatcattttgtaGAATCTCTCCTCAGCTCAGAGTGTATGACACACACTTGCATCAGTCCGTGGGATGGAGCTGGAGTGGCTGTGAGTGGGCACTGACAACTTTGAGGAACTAGAATTAGGGTGGAGTAAATTTACAAGAGTCTCAgcacagcagccaatcagaaaagTCGACACAAAAAGCAAGACTTACTAAAAaggaaatgattttttttctccctgtcattactttactattttttttcttatcctCACATTATGTAACATGAGCGCAGCCATATCTTCATAAATTGTTGAATGAAATAGAGCTGTTGTAAAAACTTGGCATAACTGATACACTAAAATTATTGTATACCTGTCACTCTCTGGTCATTTTTAACCAGTCTGTGGTAATTTTAATATCTACCTCAAAAGCCATTAGACAGTGTTGGTTTGGGAAGGTAGTGTTGCTCAGCTGCTGAACCCCTAACCCCCTCCTTCTGTCACGCGCCTGTGGGGGCCACAGGTTCCTGGCAGCactctgtgtttaatgtgagaaAAAGCAGACATCTGTGAAAATAACCCCAGCTAATAATAGAGCTCTTAATTCCAATCAGACACATTCGCGTAGGAGGCCTGAGCTCATGGCCCCTTGAAACAAAGCATCTGTCCCTATGTTGAAATGACACTGACCTTATATTAAGGTAATGATAGAGcatcagaaaagaaaaaacaggcaGGATGATTTTggaactgaggaaacactgcttGCTTATTGCAATCTAAAATTTTAGAATTCAAATATTTTAGCTTCGAGTATGAGGTTGTGCCAATATAGAGATGGTTGTCAAAATTATGTTAAATCTCTTTAATTATTGGCTTGGTCCCCTTTTCTGATGCTTTCAAAATCCACTTCTCTTTTTGTAAAACCTGGAGAAGTGTGGCGCCATTAAACGCTACCATAAGCCGTGTGAAACGTTCAGCCATGGTTCTCATATATCCACTGACAACCTGTCCGTACTGCCAGTACAATTAAATAACCACATATAATATTTCACAATTTTATTTACATaacttaaaaaatgtcatttacagTGTTTGAAACAGATTAAAACTACctgacactgaaaacagaaaacgtatTTACATGAAGTGAGAGGTGTGCACATTGGTGCCACACAGTATCAGGCTTAGAGTTTACAGTGTTAGT
The Epinephelus lanceolatus isolate andai-2023 chromosome 2, ASM4190304v1, whole genome shotgun sequence DNA segment above includes these coding regions:
- the larp6a gene encoding la-related protein 6a; its protein translation is MHALVNAFMRCLSFLLPPSWLCVSFCLWAGNECEETLPRPNPRARFKSRKPLTYEEVAALAAAAAVEAQGGSSPSVSPGPGCVSLAATSPSALQGPPSGRIWIGGLWRAVERVFGAPWVLLRHHWCPKKRRAALRTPYPVCAFESSKIKSFQGGAAAPAAAATRAVDGKGAGGSTLTCSRNMSGSVGSPNPSPAECVLEASAEHGIDEVITVDQHTQEMGTVTITVAIQAAEEDDEPEEVSSNNIDFLGGSCSEDELGRHDKSSGAGTSGGELEEESWQPPDSELIQKLVAQIEYYLSDVNLEHDAFLLKHVRRNKLGFVSVKLLTSFKKVKHLTRDWRTTAYALRHSKLLELNDEGRKVRRKSAVPVFASESLPSRMLLLSDLQRWPELAALTKDNGGSEGGATQQEQLMKLLLKEFGAYGAIASVRVLKLGKDLPADLKRLSGRYTQLGTEECAIVEFEEVEAAVKANEAVGSEDGGAGSLGLKVVLIGTKPPKKKVPKERPREEGGMRKSRSLNSRVRELQYHGDDSACSSSETESTPTSPRLARKSLSCNKLSPTTAGINFQNNHLSPGMSPRNSPWSSPRASPCPQRKSPHSHKSPLASEGRLSPEPGRRWADYSSDSSLTPSGSPWVQRRKQVASQESSPVGSPMLGRKIQNADGLPPGVMRLPRGPDGTRGFHCVSVSERGKTAATQT